The following coding sequences are from one Chelonoidis abingdonii isolate Lonesome George chromosome 4, CheloAbing_2.0, whole genome shotgun sequence window:
- the PIGR gene encoding polymeric immunoglobulin receptor isoform X1, with product MTFLVFIFLLSFLQAESARIASSNPIFGPRQVTGLLGGSVTVKCYYPRTSVNRHDRKYWCKESRSQCVTVISSSGYTAQDFSGRATITDFPEQGIFTIEISKLVEKDTSFYKCGIGLNDRGLSFKVKLDVSKGPNVPEEAELYYIELGGSVTINCMFGPEYGSERKYMCRMGKTGCSNVIDTYGNVNENYKGRVLLSFQEPAGSFSLYMTQLRKEDSGVYLCGAGIYGEKGESKELDIHVYQETSVPQGPHVINGVIGGSVSVECHYDPRGNYTLKYWCKWRKNGCNLLITNLATMIDSYEGRIVLHDNPENGTFTVIMNQLTAGDAGYYWCITDGDTERKSTKELKIIDGQPGLTGPKEIDAVIGTRVTIPCSYPCKYYSYQKYWCKWHNTGCQSLISSEQNQTGLVVNCDKEKRTLYLTFDQVIQTDQGWYWCGVSHSGHYGETMAVYLTVNGDAIPLDAKSEDASMSNTDSENGIVPQNKDGVIDDNSSPSSQEHDGSKVILSVLLPIAAVCLLLATVFVVVKFRLLKRTDLVSVGSYRTNISMSEFENSRDYGAKDNMGINDAQETQLGGVDEFIITPGNAEGAEEPSKVKRGSKEEADIAYSTFLLQANKVAQGEA from the exons ATGACTTTCTTGGTGTTCATCTTCTTGCTCTCCTTCCTCCAAGCTGAGTCTGCAAGAA TTGCAAGTTCAAACCCCATATTCGGACCAAGGCAGGTGACCGGTTTGCTGGGAGGATCAGTTACTGTGAAATGCTACTACCCTCGCACCAGTGTGAACCGACATGACAGAAAGTATTGGTGCAAGGAATCAAGATCGCAATGTGTGACCGTCATTTCTTCCAGTGGCTATACTGCTCAAGACTTCTCTGGCAGAGCAACAATTACAGACTTCCCAGAGCAAGGCATCTTCACCATTGAGATCTCGAAGCTAGTGGAGAAGGACACCAGCTTTTATAAATGTGGCATTGGTCTCAATGATAGAGGACTTTCCTTCAAAGTCAAGCTGGATGTTTCAAAGG GTCCAAATGTGCCCGAAGAAGCTGAACTCTATTACATTGAGCTGGGAGGTTCCGTGACCATCAACTGCATGTTTGGCCCGGAATATGGTAGTGAGAGGAAGTACATGTGCAGAATGGGGAAAACAGGCTGCTCTAATGTCATCGACACCTATGGGAATGTTAACGAAAACTACAAAGGGAGAGTTTTGCTGAGCTTTCAGGAGCCTGCTGGATCATTCAGCCTCTATATGACCCAGCTGAGGAAGGAAGATTCAGGTGTATATTTGTGTGGGGCTGGGATTTACGGAGAGAAAGGAGAATCCAAGGAACTGGATATCCATGTCTACCAAG AGACATCTGTCCCCCAGGGACCACACGTAATAAATGGAGTCATAGGAGGTTCAGTATCTGTCGAATGCCACTATGATCCACGAGGGAATTACACACTCAAGTACTGGTGCAAATGGAGGAAGAATGGGTGCAATCTGTTAATAACCAACCTTGCGACTATGATAGATTCATATGAAGGAAGGATAGTCCTGCATGATAACCCAGAAAACGGAACATTCACAGTAATAATGAACCAGCTGACAGCAGGGGATGCAGGATATTACTGGTGTATAACAGATGGCGATACGGAAAGGAAATCTACAAAGGAGCTGAAGATTATAGATG GGCAACCTGGTTTAACAGGACCAAAAGAGATTGATGCAGTCATTGGTACACGGGTCACTATACCATGCTCTTATCCATGCAAATATTATTCTTACCAGAAATATTGGTGCAAGTGGCATAATACTGGCTGCCAAAGTCTCATCTCCTCTGAGCAAAACCAAACCGGCCTGGTTGTCAACTGTGACAAGGAGAAGAGGACACTCTACCTAACTTTCGACCAAGTAATACAGACAGACCAAGGGTGGTATTGGTGTGGAGTGAGCCATTCTGGTCACTATGGGGAAACCATGGCAGTGTACCTGACAGTAAACGGAG ATGCAATCCCTCTCGATGCAAAATCTGAAGATGCTTCTATGTCCAACACAGACTCTGAAAATGGTATTGTTCCCCAAAACAAAGACGGGGTCATAGATGACAACTCTTCACCAAG CTCTCAGGAACATGACGGCTCTAAGGTGATTCTCTCAGTCCTGCTCCCCATTGCTGCTGTGTGTCTGCTCCTTGCTACAGTCTTTGTGGTTGTTAAATTTAGGCTCCTGAAGCGCACAG ATTTGGTTTCGGTTGGAAGCTACAGAACAAATATTAGCATGTCAGAATTTGAGAATTCTAGAGATTATGGAGCAAAGGACAACATGGGCATAAATGATGCTCAGGAGACCCAGCTAGGAGGAGTGGATG AATTTATAATTACCCCTGGCAATGCTGAAGGTGCAGAAGAACCATCAAAGGTGAAAAGG
- the PIGR gene encoding polymeric immunoglobulin receptor isoform X2: MTFLVFIFLLSFLQAESARSNSNPIFGPRQVTGLLGGSVTVKCYYPRTSVNRHDRKYWCKESRSQCVTVISSSGYTAQDFSGRATITDFPEQGIFTIEISKLVEKDTSFYKCGIGLNDRGLSFKVKLDVSKGPNVPEEAELYYIELGGSVTINCMFGPEYGSERKYMCRMGKTGCSNVIDTYGNVNENYKGRVLLSFQEPAGSFSLYMTQLRKEDSGVYLCGAGIYGEKGESKELDIHVYQETSVPQGPHVINGVIGGSVSVECHYDPRGNYTLKYWCKWRKNGCNLLITNLATMIDSYEGRIVLHDNPENGTFTVIMNQLTAGDAGYYWCITDGDTERKSTKELKIIDGQPGLTGPKEIDAVIGTRVTIPCSYPCKYYSYQKYWCKWHNTGCQSLISSEQNQTGLVVNCDKEKRTLYLTFDQVIQTDQGWYWCGVSHSGHYGETMAVYLTVNGDAIPLDAKSEDASMSNTDSENGIVPQNKDGVIDDNSSPSSQEHDGSKVILSVLLPIAAVCLLLATVFVVVKFRLLKRTDLVSVGSYRTNISMSEFENSRDYGAKDNMGINDAQETQLGGVDEFIITPGNAEGAEEPSKVKRGSKEEADIAYSTFLLQANKVAQGEA; the protein is encoded by the exons ATGACTTTCTTGGTGTTCATCTTCTTGCTCTCCTTCCTCCAAGCTGAGTCTGCAAGAAGTAA TTCAAACCCCATATTCGGACCAAGGCAGGTGACCGGTTTGCTGGGAGGATCAGTTACTGTGAAATGCTACTACCCTCGCACCAGTGTGAACCGACATGACAGAAAGTATTGGTGCAAGGAATCAAGATCGCAATGTGTGACCGTCATTTCTTCCAGTGGCTATACTGCTCAAGACTTCTCTGGCAGAGCAACAATTACAGACTTCCCAGAGCAAGGCATCTTCACCATTGAGATCTCGAAGCTAGTGGAGAAGGACACCAGCTTTTATAAATGTGGCATTGGTCTCAATGATAGAGGACTTTCCTTCAAAGTCAAGCTGGATGTTTCAAAGG GTCCAAATGTGCCCGAAGAAGCTGAACTCTATTACATTGAGCTGGGAGGTTCCGTGACCATCAACTGCATGTTTGGCCCGGAATATGGTAGTGAGAGGAAGTACATGTGCAGAATGGGGAAAACAGGCTGCTCTAATGTCATCGACACCTATGGGAATGTTAACGAAAACTACAAAGGGAGAGTTTTGCTGAGCTTTCAGGAGCCTGCTGGATCATTCAGCCTCTATATGACCCAGCTGAGGAAGGAAGATTCAGGTGTATATTTGTGTGGGGCTGGGATTTACGGAGAGAAAGGAGAATCCAAGGAACTGGATATCCATGTCTACCAAG AGACATCTGTCCCCCAGGGACCACACGTAATAAATGGAGTCATAGGAGGTTCAGTATCTGTCGAATGCCACTATGATCCACGAGGGAATTACACACTCAAGTACTGGTGCAAATGGAGGAAGAATGGGTGCAATCTGTTAATAACCAACCTTGCGACTATGATAGATTCATATGAAGGAAGGATAGTCCTGCATGATAACCCAGAAAACGGAACATTCACAGTAATAATGAACCAGCTGACAGCAGGGGATGCAGGATATTACTGGTGTATAACAGATGGCGATACGGAAAGGAAATCTACAAAGGAGCTGAAGATTATAGATG GGCAACCTGGTTTAACAGGACCAAAAGAGATTGATGCAGTCATTGGTACACGGGTCACTATACCATGCTCTTATCCATGCAAATATTATTCTTACCAGAAATATTGGTGCAAGTGGCATAATACTGGCTGCCAAAGTCTCATCTCCTCTGAGCAAAACCAAACCGGCCTGGTTGTCAACTGTGACAAGGAGAAGAGGACACTCTACCTAACTTTCGACCAAGTAATACAGACAGACCAAGGGTGGTATTGGTGTGGAGTGAGCCATTCTGGTCACTATGGGGAAACCATGGCAGTGTACCTGACAGTAAACGGAG ATGCAATCCCTCTCGATGCAAAATCTGAAGATGCTTCTATGTCCAACACAGACTCTGAAAATGGTATTGTTCCCCAAAACAAAGACGGGGTCATAGATGACAACTCTTCACCAAG CTCTCAGGAACATGACGGCTCTAAGGTGATTCTCTCAGTCCTGCTCCCCATTGCTGCTGTGTGTCTGCTCCTTGCTACAGTCTTTGTGGTTGTTAAATTTAGGCTCCTGAAGCGCACAG ATTTGGTTTCGGTTGGAAGCTACAGAACAAATATTAGCATGTCAGAATTTGAGAATTCTAGAGATTATGGAGCAAAGGACAACATGGGCATAAATGATGCTCAGGAGACCCAGCTAGGAGGAGTGGATG AATTTATAATTACCCCTGGCAATGCTGAAGGTGCAGAAGAACCATCAAAGGTGAAAAGG